GGTCACAATAAAAATGCCCATCTCAATCATGGCAAAGGCTCCTAATTCTCGGAAAGCCACCGCCCATGGATAGAGAAAGACAGCTTCGACGTCAAAAATGACAAAGAGTAATGCGAAAATATAATACCGAACACTAAACCGTACCCAGCTTTGGCCATAGGGATCGATCCCACTCTCGTAGGTTAACCCCTTTTCTCGCGTAGGCTGGTGAGGACGTAATAAGTTCCCGATACCTACTGCCACGATAGGCAAGCCAATACCGATGATGAGGAACGTCGCTAAGATAATGTAGCTATTGGTATACAGAATCTCTTCCATCCTGCTTCCCTCCTAACTCCATGTTGTCCCACATTTTTACTTCATAGTTTGTTCAAATTTTAACCCAATGTCATTATAACAAAACTGCTCAAGTGTGTCTAACATGAGAAGCACTTGAACTGCTTTTCTGATCAAAAAAAAAGAAAAAGCGAAGGAGTGGATTCCTTCGCTTTTTCTTCTCACTTTTAAACTTGTAGATTGCATCAACATGCGTCTCTAAAGTGCAGCATTTCCGCTTTACTTTTGAACGGCTTTAATCCGATTAACAGCACGCTGTAATGCGATTTGTGCCCGCTTGAAATCGATCTCTTCAACACCGGTTTGAGCAAGGCGACGTTCAGCCCGCTCTTTCGCAGCCATGGCCCGATCTAAATCGATCTCATCTGGCAACTCTGCCGAATTGGCCAGAATGGTCACGATAGAGTCATGCACTTCCATGAAACCACCACTGATGACGATTAGGTCCTCTGTTTCATGGTGTTTAACCCTCACGTGGGAGATTTCCAGAGGTGTGACCAAAGGAATATGCTTAGGTAAGATCCCTAATTCTCCATTGGTGCTTTTCACCACCACCATATTGGCATCCTCTTCTCGGTAGACGCGCCGTTCCGGTGTGACCACCTCAACTTGCATCTTGCTCATTGGCTTTGCCCCCCTTTTCTACGGTGGGTTACACTTGCATGGATTTTGCTTTTTCTACTACGTCTTCGATCCGGCCTACAAGACGGAAGGCATCTTCAGGAAGATCATCGTATTTTCCTTCGAGGATCTCTTTAAAGCCTTGTACAGTCTCATTGACTGGCACATAGCTTCCAGGTTGTCCAGTAAACTGTTCAGCCACGTGGAAGTTTTGTGAAAGGAAGAATTGAACGCGACGTGCACGATGTACAGTTAGCTTATCATCTTCAGAGAGCTCATCCATCCCGAGAATGGCGATGATATCTTGAAGCTCTTTATAGCGTTGTAATACTTCTTGTACCTTACGAGCAATAGCATAGTGCTCTTCCCCAACGATCTCTGGTGCAAGTGCAC
Above is a genomic segment from Rubeoparvulum massiliense containing:
- a CDS encoding NADH-quinone oxidoreductase subunit A — its product is MEEILYTNSYIILATFLIIGIGLPIVAVGIGNLLRPHQPTREKGLTYESGIDPYGQSWVRFSVRYYIFALLFVIFDVEAVFLYPWAVAFRELGAFAMIEMGIFIVTLLIGLLYAWKKKVLEWI
- a CDS encoding F0F1 ATP synthase subunit epsilon; its protein translation is MSKMQVEVVTPERRVYREEDANMVVVKSTNGELGILPKHIPLVTPLEISHVRVKHHETEDLIVISGGFMEVHDSIVTILANSAELPDEIDLDRAMAAKERAERRLAQTGVEEIDFKRAQIALQRAVNRIKAVQK